One Antedon mediterranea chromosome 1, ecAntMedi1.1, whole genome shotgun sequence genomic window, cttaaaaaatattatttttcttagaGAATGTCTTTGAAGCTGAACATTCACTTCCAACAGAAAAGCCTCATGTTTACAGTCAAGCTGAAAACTTTTGTTTGAAAACAAAGATCTTTGAGGCTATCGAAGAATTGAAGATGAGACGGGTAAATACTATCACATAAAATATCGAATGTTTATAATGAtgattcataataattatttgtgttCTATTACATATCTGTATTTGGATATGTAGCAATAATTaatctttaaatttaatgtaattCTTACATTTATTTTGGGTTGGAGATacttaatgttaataatatttattattgatttaaataatattagtgATAACAAGATGCTGTCGATTTTACAGTTTCGCCAAAAAAATAGGACCTTATGAATGTTCAGGTGCTTAGATTTGAATGtagcttttaaaataaatatcttttaaTACGGTGTTTATTACTTTTGATCTCATTTCTGTATTCGATCACTTTAGCATCTgcataaatgtattaatataccTACCACACCGAAAATTATATTCTACTcggtgaaaaaaaaaattgctacCTGATTTGTACTGTGTTGTACTTATGAAATTTGACACCAACAAATTAGGATCTTGAGGAAATTTTAAACTAGCTATATAAAGAAATGACTGAACAGTAATGTTATTTTCCTTtgaattacaatttttataaaaataaaaccaattatatttgttttaaacaggcttattaagataagataaaataGCTTTATTTATCCACAAGTGGAAATTATGATAGATAATAGATAATTATAGTATGTTGACTATACACTATCCCatcattataaaaaatatatatatctaaGTGGTCTTAGTTCCTTATAACTGATTATCGGATTTTGTGATTCCATGCATGACTTTCCACACCTATATCATTTATTAACTAACTTAACCGTACATCCGTTCTGATCCTGTTCTTCCTCTGTCTTTTCCATGATCTTATTTCCAAATTGATTTAAATAGATTACcaaaattgtaattataataagTACTGTACCTCACTGTATAAATGTAGGAACTTGGTTTCTAGCCAATTATATCTAAGTGTTGCATGTTATTGTTAGAGTTCAGCAGGATAATAAACAGACTAATAGAAATAGATTcctttgattaaaaaaatagattatcGTTcaatataatgatgataattttttgtaattataattcatattaattattgtcATGTTATGTTAGTATAAAAGTACCTTATGCACTATTTAAGTTCTCATAAATTCTAACTAAGCAAGTTTTTACAATTTGAATTTAGTATTTTGGCAGACTTGGCATGCCATAGTGTTACAGTATTACACTACTGTAACTGAAAAAAGGTGTTATATGTTTGGTCCTAAAAATAAATTCCCCATGCCATTTTTGCGGTTTATGAATTACTAATTAGAATAATTgaataagaatataaatagtATACAATACACACAAAATAGTTCAATTTAGGCCTGACTTTGAGACActgaattaaattttttttttttagtcgtgtgcaacgcgactctacagctcactatgttggtcggttggtcggtaaacactaagttGAGCACTCGATTGCaaccatgtatatggccttgttttaggGGATTTTTTTGTCTTATATTATATggatttttttaactttttctatTGACAAtgacattaatattttcaaatatgtttacatatattctaacttttatttttataatagtccattaacatattttcttttcattaacaatgcttttttaaatttaaatataaataattagatTTTTAGGGcacttaagctttgtctacactatctaactagtttggcaaaatatggtagtgatatatgacatcatcatgtccacatactatgggaacatcacatttgtttgtcacataaagtttgatagtgtagacagagcttaatatctaatttttttttaggaaatGCACGCTGAAGCTGAAGAAAAGGTTCAACAACTTCTTCAAGCAAATCTAAACCTTCAAAAGATGGTGGTAATGATTGGTTTTGTATTGCTCATTGCTATTAATAAGATAAGAAGTATGACATTGTGTcatacacagtacagtatacgTAACAATACAGTATAGTATGAAATACTATGCAGTAGAGTAATCAAGTTGTACAGGTGTCTTCTCATATGCCAATCTGAATTGTTATTTGTTCCATCATATTATCTTGTGAAATGATTTGACCTTGATTTTGTAAACacctaataaataatagtaaatctACTAGGGCTTAGGATGACATTGACATGTTGCCCACCAATCCTAGTGCCCTTGGTGCAAGCGGGTATAGCTCATAAGCTCAACTTCCTGAGTTCCTTGAGATTTTCGCAGAGCTAGCATATATTGCCTATTCCACTATTACTAAcatttaagtttatttttataaatttgttaattgtttttaaaaggaTGCCGAGAAGAAGTTAAACTTGATTCAGGTTGATACTCATAACCTACAGCTGACTGACCTAAAAAAGATTTTCAATGATGAACTCTTGTCTATAAAGGAAGACAAGGTATTAATACGTTATCTCACTGATTTTAGTAGGATTTAAGTGATGTCAGATATTAAGATGCATGTATTAAAACAGGAAAGAAACTAGATTAATTGAGGAGCAGAACTAATTCAGTggtagatccaggattttgaagtagGGATGGGGgagtaaaaaaatcaaaacaaagtgCTAAACTGCACCTAATAATGTCATAACTTTGGTAAGACCCTTTTATCTGACTATGTAATTAAGagctagggattttttttaaatcttttttatacatatacagtattagtGTATTCATTCTATTATTTAATGTGAATATTCAATAATCGACTTGccttcataataaaataaaggaaAAACATGTGCAGTTGGCTGGAACAGCTGAAAAGGAAGTTCTGAAACTAAGAGATGAGATCCGTGCAATGCTGGTGAGTTCTAATGTTCCAGAACTTCGAGTTAAGATCTTTAAAACTATGAATGGTTTGTaaattatttagaatttttgTCAAATTGAACTGTACGGTATTTGAATTGTTTGAATGAGTGTACTGTCTAAGCAATCTACCAGAGCTCAAAACTAAAATACTTTTAGTTATCCAGTTTTGGGAGAGTTTTGGTAATTGGATGACTCGATTAAATTCTCATAGATACATTTACTGGTTTGCATCATGtttctttataataattatgtagttAAACAAGTATTCACTGGAAAAGCGTGTACAAGAACTGGAGAGGGCGATCAACTATCAAGACACTGCCCGTACTGATCACAACAGTCAATTAGTAGATCTCGAACACAAgtgtaaacaaattaatgtgCAAAGATCAGCCTTAGAAGACATGTTTGAGCAATTCCAAAAGAATGGTAGGATACtaatatatttaaagtattatttGTCTATATTTACCAATGATTGAGAATCAATTTCAATCATGGGCctactatatatacatttctTGTTGGGATTTTAACATTTTGATGTTTCTTAAAACATGTTTCTAAATAGTTAAAAGTGCGTGTGAGTTTAACAGAAAACTTGAATACATCAGTAATCATCGGCAGTGTCAGGTCAATGAGTTGCAGTCAAAGCTTGAACAGCAGCATGATGACTTGATGGAGGCTAGAGCTAAGCTTGAAGCTAGGCCTAGTCCAGGTACAGAGCTGAGCCATTTGAAAACCCAAGAGGACATATTTCACAAGGAACTACAGGCAGTAGGCTTTTAATTGTtcactttttttctatttaccTTCTCATTTTGCTACTCaataatttgatacatttaaggATGATATAAAAATGATACTGTACTATTACACAAATTATTTTCCAGAAAGATAAATTATGCGATCAACTCTTGAAACATGTTGAAGAAATCCGAATGGACCGCACGGTAATCATCACCATTCTTATTTTGTGTGTAGTACTCCAGTACCTATTCACTTCCCTCTGGTATATCTTATTAAAGGAAAAGTCAATTGAATTTCCAGAAGTATCCACTTAAAACCAATTCTTATTATTCTCACTTGtaaaccttaagctctgtcctcCACACTATAAAATTTGGGAGGaaacgtgtgatgtgcccaaatatggtagtgatattcccaaatatggtagtgatatgacatcatcatgtacatatatgggcacatctgtcattttttatcacaaaaaagtttgatagtaagCTTTTAAGTAAAGCTTTCCAAAGTTTTCTTGTGCCAGTATTTATAATATGGTATTAAATAGTAGCCCAAGTTATAACATGTAGGAAGTACACTTCCatgtatacagtaggcctatttgtgcGAAAGAACGAAAATGCAAATAACGTTATGTCAGtatcatttatattatagaAAACTTTGTCTTCGCTATCTGAGGCTCATTCCTTGATCGATCACTATGTCAAAGAAAAAGAGGTAAATGATGTAGTAGAGGTGAAATACCAACATCTTCTGAATGACCACGAGGTTCTCAAAGACAGCTGGGAAGAAAAGAATAAACTGTGCCAATCTCTTCAGCAATTATTCGAAGAAAAGGAAACACATTGGTTAAAGAAGGTCAATCTTCTTTGATTTATTAGCTAATGTTTCAATGTATTCTTGTTCTTCGTAGGCTAATGTCATTTAGCTAAGAACAGCATGTTGTTAAAAGTGTGGTTTCTGAACCGGAAATCACATACTTCACATAATAGCCTCAGAGGTATGATGATCTTGACATTAAATGGGGTTTACATGAACTCTGAAACTTAATCTTTTGTCTTCCTTTGTTTCCAGAAAGAAGAACTTACAGACACTCTATCAACTTATCAGAAAAAGTGTGATGATTTAACAAAATCGTCCGATAAACTTGAAGAGCTTAAAGAGTATTATTGCAGGATGTACGAAGATTCCCAATTAAACTCTCACACACTTCAGGTATTAGTAATAAAAAACACACTAAGTAAGCCTACTTCCTTAACAATGGTGCTTACTGTAAGTACCATTTAcagtttctttattttcttaGTATTCGTTTCTGTTTTCATTATACACAGATTAAAGCCTGTGtttatatattaggcctatttagttttTACTGTTGTGAgagttgttgtttttatgtattgCAATTTCATTCACAGGAATCTATTACTAAAAGTAATACTTGTTCAAATGTTATGCTATCAACTACATCACAGACAACTCAAACACATGAGTTTGAGGCATCTGTTGATGTTTTTGATGACTTTCATCAAAATAAGGATGCAGAAAATGcagaacaaattaaaaatgttcaaaGTGAGTCTGACAGTGGAATTAAACAAGTGAATATGAAGAGCCTAAGTGATATTCCTTGCCTGATCGAcagaattcaaaataaaaatccaAATCTTGCATCTTACTACAATTCTACAATTGATGACAACAGTGAGTCGAGTGTCAAAGTTATGGTATCAGCCAAAGCTGAAGATATTGTCGATCTTGGTagttgtaaaatgaaagaaaatgttAGGCCTACAACTAAACCTGTTGACTTTTGTCAAAACGAGCAAAATATTGAAACTTTAACACTTGATAAAACTATCTCTAAGgaaaatgataaaaacaaaGATCAACACTCTCAACCAGCTATTTCCATAACAGAACCCTTTGAGACAGATGAAGTGGCCAGTTTATCAGAAATGTCCCCAGAATTTGAAGTCTCTAAAGATATTGGTAACTATATGACTAAGTTAACTCTCAATGATCCATCAACTAATGATGTAAGCCTACTGCTAAAACCGTACAAACCTAAAACATtacaaacaataattaaacCCATTGACGTACCAAATATTATCAGTAACCGTACTAGCCATAGAAGTGTTCCAGATTCTGCTAGTACTACAGGCCTACTACAACCAGAGCCCTACATGCAATTTCAAGCAAATCCTGTAGTAGGCATACCAAATGCCGGTAAAATCAATCAGACAAGTGTTCTGGATTCAGCTAATACAATACGACTGCCAGAGACGCACAGGCTTAAAACATTGCAAACAAGTCCCGTGACATATACTAGTGAAAGCGGTCAGAAAAGTGATCTAAATTCTGCTAGCACAATATTAACAGAGACGTGCACGCTTGGAGGATTGCAGAAAAGTCCCGTGATACCACGTGTGGTTGGAAGTAGCCATAGAAGTGTTTCTGATCTTGATAAAGAAATACGATGTCATGTGACTGAAACATCATTATCTGGTTCTCCCAAGCTACCAACTAAAAGCAATATACCTAGTGGTGATGAGAAGGTTCGAAGACAAATGGTCATTAGTCAGTGTAGACCTACCGATACAACCTTCAAAAGGAAACTATTTTCCAATCATTCGATAAAGAGTAAAATACAGGCGCTAGACAAAATTCAGACGGTGCAGACTTCTGAATGTGAACTTAAGACAGATTTGGTTTTCAGCTGTAAGATTGCTAGAAGTGATCTTGAACATATTAGTCAGCAATGGGAAGAAGAAAAGCAATCCCAGAAACAATGTAATCAGCGAACACCGTTTGATGACAAAGATGGAAACAATTACACTCCAACAAACCAGTCGTATGAAGAAGAAAAGGAGTCACAGACGCACTTGTCCACCGCGGTAAACCAAGGAATTGCTTTACAAGAAGAGATATCTAAACATAGTCAGGGAAAAGATTCGCAGAAAATAACTCAGAATCAGCATCAACAGACTTGTCAAATAGTTGATCTTAAGCGAATCAACACTTTTCCAGTAGATTTTCCAATAGAAGAGAAGAAAGTAAAACTACAACCGATTGTTGTTGCAGATGAAAGCAACTTAAGAATGATCTCGACACAACaggtacatttatttttgtggcaaaatcatttatttaaaacattagcCTAagtcaataataaaatatatgcaTTGGCCCCACTGTTATTCGCCATCGCCTTATCTCACACTTAGGCTCTAAGAGAAGCAGAGAGTATCATACCTACTTAATGGAAACGACCAACTAAATACATCATTTCTCCCATATTTGGTCCAAAATGTGGCCAATGGCCCTGGTATTTGAATTCATGGGTTTAATTTTAtagttcaattaaaaaaaattaatcctCAGTAAATAAAGCCAACCTTCATTAGGCTAGTTTTGGGTACCACTATGTGCACTGATACCGAAGTAACAGTAAGCCTATCATACGCCtacgtaattttaatttaacccAAACGGCATTGGAACTTCTTTATTTCTATCCATCGGAAATTCCTTGTCGAAATCGTATGACGTCGTTGATATGGATGGTAGATTTCcatcacattttaaattctgttaattaaatttgataaaCACCTTATTATACAAGCCGACAGGAAGTAATACCATTAAAATAGATATCCATATCGCGCTGTATCCATAACTACAGTGACCTATTGGGAAGTTGTCGGATTTATTGAACCATATAAACCTTCTACATAAACATCATCTGCGTCAGATGTGAAGATTGAGTTGGCTAAAACCTGCCGGTGATAAACTCCAAATACGATTCgtgaagttaaaaaaataaatatttgcgTAATAATGTCTGTGTTAACCACACCCGATTTCCACAACCCATAATTGTAGGAAGTAATTCGTATCAGAGCACGGCCATTGAAGAAAGACAGGGCTGTTTTTTCGTGTTTTTTATgacctataggcctattattattttacattatcatACGTTTTCCTGATTATTTGGGAACTCAATTATCATTTACTATTCCCTGTGTATGTCATCTGTAGTAGGGATTCGATTTTATTCATGTACTTCGGGAATAAGGTTGATAAATGATAGCATATTTTGATCATCATTTGTAAGAaatgtaggctatctgtgtgtCTTAAAACTTTTCCCTAATTCTACCTTCTGGGTGTTCCCAGGCTGTGATCTGTAACCTTTTgatgttgttttctttttatttctaaGGTGTCTGTTTGCTCTCAACAACAATTGTTTTCagacgatgatgatgaggagTTGAACAATGACATCGCAAATAAAATTCAACACATCATATCATCACCAACAACTGAATAACTTACTTCCATGGTTTTAAATAATGCTTTGTTTGTGTCAAGTGCACTGACATACGATGGAGAGATCATTCGTTGGTTGATTAACACTCCTCCGCAGGTTAATCTTTCTCCGATTTTAGTCATTCCAATTCCATTAATGGCGTATAATAGAATTCTTTTGTAGTTGTATAGTAGTGTGAGATTAAGCAGAACACACCCAACAGTTTTCTCTCCCACCCCATTTTTATAATGA contains:
- the LOC140049804 gene encoding uncharacterized protein, with the protein product MSSIKVDEQKSLSQTKCIAENVFEAEHSLPTEKPHVYSQAENFCLKTKIFEAIEELKMRREMHAEAEEKVQQLLQANLNLQKMVDAEKKLNLIQVDTHNLQLTDLKKIFNDELLSIKEDKEKHVQLAGTAEKEVLKLRDEIRAMLLNKYSLEKRVQELERAINYQDTARTDHNSQLVDLEHKCKQINVQRSALEDMFEQFQKNVKSACEFNRKLEYISNHRQCQVNELQSKLEQQHDDLMEARAKLEARPSPGTELSHLKTQEDIFHKELQAKDKLCDQLLKHVEEIRMDRTKTLSSLSEAHSLIDHYVKEKEVNDVVEVKYQHLLNDHEVLKDSWEEKNKLCQSLQQLFEEKETHWLKKKEELTDTLSTYQKKCDDLTKSSDKLEELKEYYCRMYEDSQLNSHTLQESITKSNTCSNVMLSTTSQTTQTHEFEASVDVFDDFHQNKDAENAEQIKNVQSESDSGIKQVNMKSLSDIPCLIDRIQNKNPNLASYYNSTIDDNSESSVKVMVSAKAEDIVDLGSCKMKENVRPTTKPVDFCQNEQNIETLTLDKTISKENDKNKDQHSQPAISITEPFETDEVASLSEMSPEFEVSKDIGNYMTKLTLNDPSTNDVSLLLKPYKPKTLQTIIKPIDVPNIISNRTSHRSVPDSASTTGLLQPEPYMQFQANPVVGIPNAGKINQTSVLDSANTIRLPETHRLKTLQTSPVTYTSESGQKSDLNSASTILTETCTLGGLQKSPVIPRVVGSSHRSVSDLDKEIRCHVTETSLSGSPKLPTKSNIPSGDEKVRRQMVISQCRPTDTTFKRKLFSNHSIKSKIQALDKIQTVQTSECELKTDLVFSCKIARSDLEHISQQWEEEKQSQKQCNQRTPFDDKDGNNYTPTNQSYEEEKESQTHLSTAVNQGIALQEEISKHSQGKDSQKITQNQHQQTCQIVDLKRINTFPVDFPIEEKKVKLQPIVVADESNLRMISTQQVSVCSQQQLFSDDDDEELNNDIANKIQHIISSPTTE